The Arvicanthis niloticus isolate mArvNil1 chromosome 2, mArvNil1.pat.X, whole genome shotgun sequence genome includes a window with the following:
- the LOC143441385 gene encoding uncharacterized protein LOC143441385, whose translation MHISEGPRLLPGRRRYGNSSRFLRFPSTVRGVMEKCLSPSCSNSPLSPAAPRLLDPSTSLKEPPKYFSFLSPRTFVCCTKSGSMDNFPHFKLVKAEENRLEEYKWYHIYFSLQF comes from the exons ATGCACATATCTGAAGGGCCCCGCCTCCTGCCCGGACGCCGTCGCTATGGTAACTCGTCTAGGTTTCTGAGGTTTCCGTCAACAGTGAGAGGAGTCATGGAGAAATGCCTTTCCCCATCTTGCTCTAACTCTCCCTTGTCTCCAGCGGCACCACGATTGTTGGATCCCTCCACATCTCTTAAG GAACCTCCcaaatacttttcatttttatctccaAGAACTTTTGTTTGCTGCACTAAATCAG GCTCCATGGATAACTTCCCTCACTTCAAGTTGGTGAAAGCAGAGGAAAATCGTTTAGAAGAATACAA